From Candoia aspera isolate rCanAsp1 chromosome 8, rCanAsp1.hap2, whole genome shotgun sequence, a single genomic window includes:
- the SPATA4 gene encoding spermatogenesis-associated protein 4 isoform X2: MSYSTSPRRTGLPRTVLRWLQSLDLTFSPMHFRRDFSNGYLIAEIFSWYYPEDIQMHSFVNGTSLSVKLSNWSLLGKFFTKRNLKPTRELIDGTIHCKPGAAEIFVQDIYTMLTNRRIKQIQDEEIDFTDRIYQDKLPLVARSTASKAIKNNLSLTEIMVEPNIYKNKQKINAIIDIHMQRRLMEREQNPARFGIKPTLRELTIRRPSILVHSLSTTNLQKEKSVPVPSSKHSFSDLKVKGYSSIQMGCMEV; this comes from the exons ATGTCATACTCCACGAGTCCAAGGCGTACTGGATTGCCCCGGACCGTACTGCGATGGCTGCAGAGCCTTGACCTCACTTTCTCACCAATGCACTTCCGTAG GGATTTTTCAAATGGCTATCTTATTGCTGAAATATTCTCTTGGTACTATCCAGAAGACATTCAAATGCATTCCTTTGTAAATGGAACCTCCTTAAGTGTCAAACTCAGTAACTGGTCACTGCTCGGAAAG ttttttacaaaaagaaaccTGAAGCCTACACGAGAACTAATTGATGGGACAATTCACTGTAAACCAGGAGCTGCAGAAATATTTGTACAAGATATTTATACAATGCTGACAAACAGACG TATAAAACAAATTCAGGATGAAGAGATTGACTTTACAGATCGTATTTACCAGGATAAATTACCACTGGTTGCTAGATCAACTGCTTCAAAGGCTATTAAAAACAATCTCAGTTTGACAGAAATAATGGTAGAGCCTAATATttacaaaaacaaacagaaaataaatgccATCATTGATATACACATGCAGCGAAGGTTAATGGAGAGGGAACAAAATCCAG CACGGTTTGGTATTAAACCAACATTGAGAGAACTTACCATTCGTCGCCCTTCTATTTTGGTTCATTCGTTGAGTACAACTAATCTTCAAAAGGAAAAATCTGTTCCTGTGCCAAGTAGTAAGCATTCTTTTTCTGATTTGAAAGTCAAAGGTTACAGTTCTATTCAAATGGGCTGTATGGAG gTATAG
- the SPATA4 gene encoding spermatogenesis-associated protein 4 isoform X1, translated as MSYSTSPRRTGLPRTVLRWLQSLDLTFSPMHFRRDFSNGYLIAEIFSWYYPEDIQMHSFVNGTSLSVKLSNWSLLGKFFTKRNLKPTRELIDGTIHCKPGAAEIFVQDIYTMLTNRRIKQIQDEEIDFTDRIYQDKLPLVARSTASKAIKNNLSLTEIMVEPNIYKNKQKINAIIDIHMQRRLMEREQNPARFGIKPTLRELTIRRPSILVHSLSTTNLQKEKSVPVPSSIASTEIRGKMGVHFKTIHVKQAERYPFDVNINIEASGTHFKGL; from the exons ATGTCATACTCCACGAGTCCAAGGCGTACTGGATTGCCCCGGACCGTACTGCGATGGCTGCAGAGCCTTGACCTCACTTTCTCACCAATGCACTTCCGTAG GGATTTTTCAAATGGCTATCTTATTGCTGAAATATTCTCTTGGTACTATCCAGAAGACATTCAAATGCATTCCTTTGTAAATGGAACCTCCTTAAGTGTCAAACTCAGTAACTGGTCACTGCTCGGAAAG ttttttacaaaaagaaaccTGAAGCCTACACGAGAACTAATTGATGGGACAATTCACTGTAAACCAGGAGCTGCAGAAATATTTGTACAAGATATTTATACAATGCTGACAAACAGACG TATAAAACAAATTCAGGATGAAGAGATTGACTTTACAGATCGTATTTACCAGGATAAATTACCACTGGTTGCTAGATCAACTGCTTCAAAGGCTATTAAAAACAATCTCAGTTTGACAGAAATAATGGTAGAGCCTAATATttacaaaaacaaacagaaaataaatgccATCATTGATATACACATGCAGCGAAGGTTAATGGAGAGGGAACAAAATCCAG CACGGTTTGGTATTAAACCAACATTGAGAGAACTTACCATTCGTCGCCCTTCTATTTTGGTTCATTCGTTGAGTACAACTAATCTTCAAAAGGAAAAATCTGTTCCTGTGCCAAGTA gTATAGCATCCACAGAAATCAGGGGCAAAATGGGTGTTCATTTCAAAACTATTCACGTGAAACAAGCTGAGAGATACCCATTTGATGTGAACATTAATATTGAAGCTTCAGGCACACATTTTAAAGGACTATAG